A stretch of DNA from Candidatus Omnitrophota bacterium:
CCTAATGGTTAATACATCGGGAGCAAGAAACGCGGATGAAGCCGTGAGAATCGCGCGTCTGGCCGAAGCCGCCGGGTGCGGAAAATGGGTGAAGGTAGAGATCATACCGGACACGAAATATCTTTTGCCGGATAACGCGGAAACAGTCAAAGCGACGGAAATACTTGCAAGGGAGGGTTTTGTGGTTCTTCCCTATATGATACCGGATCTTATAAGCGCGAAGAAAATGGAAGACGCCGGCGCGGCGGCTGTTATGCCGCTTGGTTCACCCATCGGCACCGGCAGGGGAATCAGGACAAAGGAGCTTGTCAGGATAATGATTGATGAGATCAAAGTCCCTGTTATCGTAGATGCGGGGCTGGGTTCACCCAGCGACGCGGCTCTCTGCATGGAGATGGGCTGCGCCGCCGTACTTGTCAATACTGCAATTGCCACAGCCGTAAATCCCGCGGAAATGGCTTTAGCTTTCAGCCTGGGAGTGCGCGCGGGGCGGCTTGCGTATCTTGTGGGTCTGTCTTCTTCCTCACGGAAAGCTTCGCCTTCGTCGCCTCTTACGGGTTTTCTCAGAGAATAGGTCTTGAGGATGGGTTTTAATGAAATAATAGAGGATTGGAAAGATTTTGATTTCAATTCTTTTTTCGAAAATGTGAAGGAGAATAATATAAGGAAGTCTCTTTCCGCGCGTTCTCCGGGAGAGCTTGATTTACTTACGCTTCTTTCGCCG
This window harbors:
- a CDS encoding thiazole synthase — its product is MKDILKIGDVEINSRLFVGTGKFSDKSVIKEVLTAAGAQVVTVAMRRVDLESAQENILDYIPEHCTLMVNTSGARNADEAVRIARLAEAAGCGKWVKVEIIPDTKYLLPDNAETVKATEILAREGFVVLPYMIPDLISAKKMEDAGAAAVMPLGSPIGTGRGIRTKELVRIMIDEIKVPVIVDAGLGSPSDAALCMEMGCAAVLVNTAIATAVNPAEMALAFSLGVRAGRLAYLVGLSSSSRKASPSSPLTGFLRE